A single Nerophis ophidion isolate RoL-2023_Sa unplaced genomic scaffold, RoL_Noph_v1.0 HiC_scaffold_46, whole genome shotgun sequence DNA region contains:
- the LOC133546875 gene encoding gastrula zinc finger protein XlCGF57.1-like, translating into MQTEEPQHNLIKQEKEYPLIPHFKNEEEHPLIPHFKEEEEDPLTPHFKKEAVDPQTPHIKAEEEYLLIPHFKNEEEHQWLPFFKEEMEEPLTPHFKKEAVDPLSPHIKAEEEDPLTPHIKEEEEEHSISQQGEHLEGLEEVDVTKMPVTGVPVKSEDDEVKGESEERGGGEPPSSSSTQHMTTEADGDHCGGSQADKLLAPLSDSEDTTSHSPDTDDEDSKDDKTCHTDNTHFTSSHSHKTFKYQSRLKEHMRRHTGERHFLCSICGKDFTQRYILKIHMRIHTGEKPFSCSECGKSFGKNQSLKVHMRTHTGEKPFSCSECGKSFVRNERLNVHMRSHTGEKPFSCSICGKDFTRRDHFKKHMRIHTGEQPFSCSICGKYFARKNYLKIHMSTHTGEKPYTCSVCCRSFIQSMHLKRHMRIHTGEKPFSCSICSKDFTQMHHFKAHMTRHTADKP; encoded by the coding sequence atgcagacggaggagccacagcacAACCTCATTAAGCAGGAAaaggaatacccactgatcccccattttaaaaatgaagaggaacacccactaatcccccattttaaagaggaagaggaggacccactgacaccccattttaaaaaggaagcagTGGATCCACAGACCCCTCACATTAAGGCGGAAGAGGAATACCTACTGATCCCCCATttcaaaaatgaagaggaacacCAATGGCTACCCTTTTTTAAAGAGGAGATGGAGGAACCACTGACaccacattttaaaaaggaagcggtggatccactgagccctcacattaaggcggaagaggaggacccactgacccctcacattaaagaggaagaggaggaacacagcatcagtcagcagggagagcatcttgaaggactggaggaggttgatgtcaccaagatgccagtgactggtgtccctgtgaagagtgaagatgatgaggtgaaaggtgaaagtgaggagaggggagggggggagcctccaagcagcagctcaacacaacacatgacaacagaagctgatggagaccactgtggaggatcacaagcagacaagctcttagctccactatcagatagtgaggacacaacgtcacactctcctgacactgatgatgaagactctaaagatgataagacatgtcacactgacaacactcacttcacatcttctcactctcacaaaacttttaaataccaaagtcgtctgaaagaacacatgagaagacacactggagaaagacattttttgtgttcaatctgcggtaaagattttactcaaagatacattttgaaaatacacatgagaatacacactggagaaaaacctttttcctgctcagaatgtggtaaaagttttggaaaaaatcaaagtttaaaagtacacatgagaacacacacaggagaaaaaccgttttcctgctcagaatgtggtaaaagttttgtaagaaatgAACGTTTAAATGTACACATGagatcacacactggagaaaaacctttttcatgttcaatctgcggtaaagattttactcgaagggaccatttcaaaaaacacatgagaatacacactggagaacaacctttttcatgttcaatctgcggtaaatatTTTGCTCGAAAGAACtacttgaaaatacacatgagtacacacactggtgaaaaaccttatacttgttcagtatgttgtagaagttttatacaaagtatgcatttgaaaagacacatgagaatacacactggagaaaaacctttttcatgttcaatctgcagtaaagattttactcaaatgcaccatttcaaagcacacatgacaaGACACACTGCAGACAAACCTTAA
- the LOC133546876 gene encoding zinc finger protein 180-like: MCQRTTAEYEEELCPTKEEKERQHEKHQVVLHRTDIHQLIGHQEECLPHLQGDSFTLEYPQPSHFKGDKDEPQPSYFKEEEEGECPVGQEEADVSKFPLTVVSVKTEEHEDKPPESSQLHHSPNVCEEHLHPEQQKWSFRMRTEEPQPFHIKKEEEYLLTPIFKEEEEDPQTPHFKKEVVDPLSPHIKEEEEEHSINQQGEHLEGLEEVDVTKMPVTGVPVKSEGDEVKGESEERGGGEPPSSSSTQHMTTEADGDHCGGSQADKLLAPLSDSEDTTSHSPDTDDEDSKDDKTCHTDNTHFTSSHCHKTFKYHCSLKRHMRIHTGEKPFSCSLCGKGFTQSQHLKVHMRTHTGEKPFSCSICGKGFTQSQHLKRHTRTHTGEKSHSCSICNRSFCEKSSLVAHMRRHQGENVLSCSVCGERLSSKYQCKKHKCAGENSSSK, from the exons atgtgccaaagaaccacagcagagtacgaggaggaactttgtccaacaaaagaggagaaggagcgacaacatgaaaaacatcaagttgtgttacacagaacag acatccatcagctgattggacaccaagaagaatgtctccctcatctgcagggggacagtttcactttagagtatccacagccctcacattttaaaggggacaaagatgagccacagccctcttattttaaagaagaagaggagggagagtgtcctgtagggcaggaggaggctgatgtcagcaagtttccactgactgttgtctctgtgaagactgaagagcatgaagacaaaccacctgagtcctcacagcttcatcacagtccaa acgtctgtgaagaacatcttcaccctgagcaacagaagtggagcttcaggatgcgaacggaggagccacagcccttccacattaagaaggaagaggaatacctacTGACCCCcatttttaaagaggaagaggaggacccacagacaccccattttaaaaaggaagtggtggatccactgagccctcacattaaagaggaagaggaagaacacagcatcaatcagcagggagagcatcttgaaggactggaggaggttgatgtcaccaagatgccagtgactggtgtccctgtgaagagtgaaggtgatgaggtgaaaggtgaaagtgaggagaggggagggggggagcctccaagcagcagctcaacacaacacatgacaacagaagctgatggagaccactgtggaggatcacaagcagacaagctcttagctccactatcagatagtgaggacacaacgtcacactctcctgacactgatgatgaagactctaaagatgataagacatgtcacactgacaacactcacttcacatcttctcactgtcacaaaacttttaaataccattgtagtctgaaaagacacatgagaatacacactggagaaaaacctttttcttgttcactctgtggtaaaggttttacacaaagtcaacatttgaaagtacacatgagaacacacactggagaaaaacctttttcttgttcaatctgtggtaaaggttttacacaaagtcaacatttgaaaagacacactagaacacacactggagaaaaatcacattcctgttcaatctgcaacagaagcttttgtgaaaaatcaagccttgtagcacacatgagaagacaccaaGGAGAGAacgtgttgagttgcagtgtgtgtggtgaaagattgtcttctaagtaccagtgtaagaaacacaagtgtgctggtgagaacagcagcagcaaatga